The Deltaproteobacteria bacterium sequence CTCGACGCCTACGTCAAGGACTCCCTCGTGGTGATGCGCGGCAAGCCCATCGAGTTGGAACTGCTGTTCGACAAGGCCACGACCGCATGGGTAAAGGGGCGCATCTGGCACCACAGCCAGCAGGTCCACGAAACCCGGGACGGGCGCCTGGCCCTTACGCTCCGGGTCGCCGATACGCCCGAGCTGGTGGGCTGGGTGCTCCACTTCGGCGGGGGAGTCCGGGTCATAGGCCCCGCCGCGTTTCGCGACAAGGTCCGCGACGAAGCCCGCAAGATTGTTGATCGGGTGTGACCCCGAATGTCACTCCTGGCTGTTAGCTCTTGTGGGTAAGGTCTTCCTGTTCTGCAACCACGGTGCGGAAGCAAGGACGGGACGCCCCGGTGTTGGAGTGTCCATGAGGTCGTGCCGGAACAGTTGCGAGCGCGAACGAGGCGCCATGAATGATACAAGGGTGGAATGAGTAACAACGAGATGAACCGGTCAGCTTGGGGCAAGACGGACGGCCGCGACGGTCCTACTCACCACTTGGCGCACCATTCCATGGACGTCGCCGCGGTCTTCCAGCGGCTGCTGGATTTGCCGGTGTTCCGCGCCCGGGCCGAAAAGGCGGCGGAAATG is a genomic window containing:
- a CDS encoding WYL domain-containing protein translates to LDAYVKDSLVVMRGKPIELELLFDKATTAWVKGRIWHHSQQVHETRDGRLALTLRVADTPELVGWVLHFGGGVRVIGPAAFRDKVRDEARKIVDRV